Proteins from a genomic interval of Hornefia porci:
- the recG gene encoding ATP-dependent DNA helicase RecG, which yields MKITDDISSLKGIGDKKKEAFAGHGITTLEDLAWWFPRSYEDRRKLTPIGELRPGKPALIRGEILSRRYSGSPYKKHAPVSFLVSDDTGTLEVVYFNGRYMSRAFEIHGRYVFYGKITENRGRVQMVHPESCREGSPEDVREVLPVYPAISGISQKEVRKFQRQIEPVVDEVPEWLPEHIVREYRLAGPAFALHHIHFPKDRRHVLMSRFRLIFDELLTLSTGLLYMKHDNVREGEGVRLDVSAAEEFIRGLPFALTPGQKRVWGEIAANLRDGHAMNRLVQGDVGSGKTAVAEISMFCAVRSGYQAAMMAPTEILARQHYQSLTKDFQPHGIRVGLLTGSMKKSEKNEVLERLLSGDIDILTGTHAVIQDDVTFRRLGLVITDEQHRFGVEQRRRLSVKGANPNVMVMTATPIPRTLAVILYGELDISVIDTMPAGRRPVRTVSVDGAGRAGVYRRVEKELAEGHQAYVVTPLIEESEKIEAHSAERVYQELSRKYRNYRVALIHGGLPQTEKDRIMADFYQGAIDVLVSTVVIEIGINVANATVMVIENAERFGLAQLHQLRGRVGRGSDQSYCYLIQESETDVARQRIRIMCESTDGFHIAEEDLHLRGPGEIFGTRQHGLPEMHISDIVRHGDVLEKAGKAAAEILQEDPGLVSDGYAELRRRVEKMFGEDIKLEL from the coding sequence ATGAAGATAACGGATGACATCAGCAGCCTGAAAGGGATCGGCGATAAGAAGAAGGAAGCCTTCGCCGGTCACGGCATCACGACGCTGGAGGATCTGGCATGGTGGTTCCCGCGTTCCTATGAGGATCGGAGGAAGCTCACGCCCATCGGGGAACTGCGTCCGGGGAAGCCTGCTCTGATCCGGGGCGAAATCCTGTCCAGACGGTACAGCGGCAGCCCCTATAAAAAACATGCGCCGGTTTCTTTCCTGGTTTCTGACGACACCGGAACGCTTGAGGTCGTATACTTCAACGGACGGTACATGAGCCGGGCGTTTGAGATTCACGGCCGGTATGTCTTTTACGGAAAGATAACGGAGAACCGGGGACGGGTTCAGATGGTTCATCCGGAGTCCTGCCGGGAAGGCTCTCCGGAGGATGTCCGCGAGGTTCTTCCAGTCTATCCCGCCATTTCCGGTATTTCACAAAAGGAGGTCCGGAAATTCCAGCGGCAGATTGAGCCGGTCGTTGATGAGGTTCCGGAATGGCTTCCGGAGCATATTGTGCGAGAATACAGACTGGCCGGCCCGGCCTTCGCGCTTCACCATATTCATTTCCCGAAGGACCGGCGCCACGTCCTGATGAGCAGGTTCCGCCTGATCTTCGATGAGCTCCTGACTCTCTCCACCGGTCTTTTGTACATGAAGCATGATAATGTCCGGGAGGGCGAAGGCGTTCGCCTGGACGTTTCGGCGGCAGAAGAATTCATCCGGGGGCTCCCGTTTGCTCTGACTCCGGGGCAGAAACGGGTGTGGGGCGAGATCGCCGCGAATCTCCGGGACGGTCATGCGATGAACCGGCTGGTGCAGGGTGACGTAGGCTCGGGGAAGACCGCCGTTGCGGAGATCAGCATGTTCTGCGCGGTGCGGAGCGGATATCAGGCGGCGATGATGGCGCCGACGGAGATTCTGGCCAGGCAGCACTATCAGTCACTGACAAAGGATTTTCAGCCTCACGGGATCCGGGTCGGACTCCTGACCGGAAGCATGAAAAAATCTGAGAAGAACGAGGTTCTTGAACGGCTGCTCAGCGGAGACATCGATATTCTCACGGGAACGCATGCGGTGATTCAGGACGATGTGACGTTCCGGAGGCTGGGGCTGGTAATCACCGACGAGCAGCACCGGTTCGGCGTCGAGCAGCGCCGCCGCCTGTCCGTCAAGGGCGCCAATCCCAATGTGATGGTAATGACCGCGACGCCGATTCCGCGGACGCTGGCAGTGATTCTGTACGGAGAACTGGATATTTCCGTAATTGATACGATGCCGGCAGGACGCAGGCCGGTCCGGACGGTTTCTGTGGACGGAGCCGGGCGCGCCGGCGTGTACCGCCGGGTGGAAAAGGAACTGGCCGAAGGACATCAGGCCTATGTCGTCACGCCGCTGATCGAGGAATCGGAGAAGATTGAAGCGCATTCGGCGGAACGCGTCTATCAGGAGCTGAGCCGGAAATACAGAAATTACCGGGTCGCGCTGATCCACGGCGGACTTCCGCAGACGGAGAAGGACCGGATCATGGCGGATTTTTATCAGGGAGCGATTGATGTCCTGGTTTCCACTGTGGTCATTGAAATCGGAATCAATGTCGCCAACGCTACAGTAATGGTGATTGAAAATGCGGAACGGTTCGGCCTGGCGCAGCTTCATCAGCTGAGGGGCAGAGTGGGCCGCGGCAGCGATCAGTCCTACTGTTATCTGATTCAGGAAAGCGAGACGGACGTCGCCCGCCAGAGAATCCGGATCATGTGTGAGAGCACAGACGGCTTCCATATTGCGGAGGAGGATCTCCATCTGCGGGGGCCGGGCGAGATTTTCGGCACCAGACAGCACGGACTTCCCGAGATGCATATCAGCGATATCGTGCGCCACGGTGATGTTCTGGAGAAAGCCGGGAAGGCGGCCGCGGAAATTCTTCAGGAGGATCCGGGGCTCGTGTCAGACGGCT
- a CDS encoding M20/M25/M40 family metallo-hydrolase yields the protein MYDLVESVSDLIRIPSVSGDHENCLEALYYMLQRGDEFGFSVSLAADGRIGIIEYGQGSEVLGILTHVDVAHPGDYTLWDSPPFQPVVDADRIYGRGAVDDKGPAMAALFAMADVAELSRRYGLPARKKVRMIIGTEQKAGGGDMRDYLLTHRPPDYSFSPDGMFPLCNVEMGSFNVLISFPLEKEGQVLKDVRAGSNPETVPEVCKVTLNDGRTFAARGSAGHISMLALTDNAIFNMAEALESLRGRNKAKIRRDTTYRIFRKLKAGFFEGNGKRAGLPGSLGRYKNEYSGENVYAPTAIFRQKDRLFVNINARLSPDTRENQVLTAIERYFREDIVRIDRISSQPASFISRNQPFIKAMAEAFEHLAERPAEFHVDTVGTYAQIVPNSIVFGPTFGDEDNLRHHVNESMSLQHLKYLETLYERVISNIIFLKRSFR from the coding sequence ATGTATGACCTGGTTGAGTCGGTATCGGATCTGATCCGGATCCCCAGTGTGAGCGGGGATCATGAAAACTGCCTGGAGGCTCTTTATTATATGCTTCAGCGGGGGGACGAATTTGGTTTCTCCGTCTCTTTGGCTGCGGACGGACGGATCGGGATCATAGAATACGGGCAGGGAAGTGAGGTGCTCGGCATTCTCACGCATGTTGACGTGGCGCACCCGGGTGATTACACTCTCTGGGATTCCCCGCCTTTTCAGCCGGTCGTCGACGCAGACAGGATCTACGGCAGAGGAGCTGTGGACGACAAAGGACCCGCCATGGCGGCGCTGTTCGCGATGGCGGACGTGGCAGAGCTCAGCCGCCGGTACGGCCTGCCTGCGCGGAAAAAGGTCCGCATGATTATCGGAACAGAGCAGAAAGCCGGAGGCGGCGACATGCGGGACTATCTGCTGACCCATCGTCCGCCGGATTACAGCTTCAGTCCCGACGGGATGTTTCCCCTCTGCAATGTTGAAATGGGGAGCTTCAACGTGCTGATTTCATTTCCGCTGGAGAAGGAGGGACAGGTCCTGAAAGACGTCCGTGCAGGCAGTAATCCGGAAACCGTCCCGGAGGTCTGCAAGGTCACGCTGAACGACGGGAGGACATTTGCCGCCCGCGGATCCGCCGGCCACATTTCCATGCTGGCGCTGACAGACAACGCGATTTTTAATATGGCGGAAGCGCTGGAATCGCTGCGCGGCAGGAACAAAGCGAAGATTCGGCGAGACACGACCTACCGTATTTTCCGGAAGCTGAAGGCCGGATTCTTCGAGGGAAACGGAAAGCGCGCCGGGCTTCCCGGAAGTCTGGGACGGTATAAAAACGAATATTCCGGCGAGAACGTATACGCGCCGACCGCGATTTTCCGGCAGAAGGACAGACTCTTCGTCAATATCAACGCGCGGCTCAGCCCGGATACCAGAGAGAACCAGGTGCTGACCGCCATTGAACGGTATTTCCGCGAGGACATCGTCCGGATCGACCGGATCAGCTCGCAGCCGGCCTCCTTTATCAGCAGGAATCAGCCTTTTATCAAAGCGATGGCGGAGGCTTTTGAGCATCTGGCGGAGCGCCCGGCAGAGTTCCATGTGGATACGGTGGGAACCTACGCACAGATCGTTCCCAATTCCATCGTGTTCGGTCCGACCTTCGGAGATGAGGACAATCTGCGGCACCACGTCAACGAATCCATGTCGCTGCAGCACCTGAAGTATTTGGAAACGCTGTATGAGCGGGTGATCAGCAACATCATTTTCCTGAAGCGGAGTTTTCGTTAG
- the rpmB gene encoding 50S ribosomal protein L28, with product MSRKCEICGKGQVSGNNVSHSNRHTRRKWNANIQTVRIDDNGTVRKAKVCTQCLRSGKVNRAI from the coding sequence ATGTCGAGAAAATGTGAAATTTGCGGAAAAGGTCAGGTTTCCGGAAACAATGTATCCCACTCGAACAGACATACGAGAAGAAAGTGGAATGCGAATATCCAGACCGTCAGGATCGATGATAACGGAACTGTCAGAAAAGCCAAGGTTTGCACACAGTGCCTGAGATCCGGCAAAGTAAACCGTGCCATCTGA